TCTTGGGGAAGGTCTTGATCTGATCGCCGGTGATGGCGCGGTAAAGCGTGCCGACGACCGGCAGATGCTGGAGCGGATTGACGATGTCGACGAGGTCGTCGAACGAGAAGCCGCCTTCGTCGGGCGATGCGGTCGCGGCAGCCGGCGCCGGGCCGGCCGCGAGCGGGTTCACCGCATGCATCGAGTTGTCGACGAACGTCATGGCAGCCCCGTCGCAAGACACGCGCCAACATGGCAGGAGCGGATTTGCTGGGTTTTCGCAAAGACGGCCGGCAATTTCTGCCCGCTCGCCCACCCTCCCTCAAGAGGAGGGTAGATCAGAGCAAATGCCCCGCCCGCTCCGCCTTGGTCCTGAGATAGGCACGGTTGTGCTCGTTGTCGGGGAAGGCGTGGCGGACGCGGGCGGCGACCCTCATGCCGGCGGCCTTCAGGCCCGCGACCTTGTCGGGATTGTTGGTCAGCAGGCGCACGCTCTTGTAGCCCAGCAATTGCAGCATGCGCGCGGCGATGCCGTATTGCCGCTCGTCGGCCTCGAAGCCGAGCCGCTCATTGGCGTCGATGGTGTCGAAACCCTGGTCCTGCAGGCGATAAGCGCGCAGCTTGTTGATCAGCCCGATGCCGCGGCCTTCCTGCGCCAGATAGAGCAGCACCCCGCCGCCGGCCTTGGAGATCGTGTCGATCGCGCCGCGCAATTGCGCCCCGCAATCGCATTTGAGCGAACCGAGCAGATCGCCGGTGAAGCATTCCGAATGCAGCCGCGTCAGCACCGGCTTTCCGGTCGGCGGCGCGTCGATGACGATGGCGTAGTGCTCCGGTCCGCCGTCCTCGGGGCGGAAGGAGACCAGCTCGGTCTTCTCGGCGCCCTCCAGCGGCACGCGGGCGCGCGCCACGATCTTCAGGGTACGGACAATCTCGTCGTCATAGGCGAAGGCGTCGGCGGCATCGAGCGCCGCCTTGGCGCCGGGGCGCGCGGGCGCCACCACCGCGGCGGGCAGGAGGCCCGCCAGCTTGGCGAGCTTGACCGCGGCGGCATAGGCGGCGGGCAGCGTGTCGCGCACCGTGTCGAACGGGCCTTTCAGCGGATAGGCCAGATCGTCGGTCGGATCGGCGATGGCGCGCAGATGGGCGAGGTCCATGTCGCGCGGGATGGCCAGCGCCACCACGTCGGGCGTGTAGAGACGGATCTTCAGCGTGCGGGCGCGCGCATGGGTGAGCACCAGCCGCGCCCTCTTGGCGCGGCCGCGCGCCGCCAGCGCCGGCGCCGTCAGTGTTTCCACCGCGCGCGCGACGACCGCGCCGCCGGGCCCGCGAATCGTCACGGGACGGCCGCGGCGGAAGGCGTCGACCGCCAGGATGACGCGGTCCACGACCGACGGCGCACGGGACTTGGGGGAGGGCTTCATCGCGTTTCCACATACACCCGCGCCCCGAAACCGGGTAGAGTCCGCTGCCCCTTAACAGAACGCCCATATCCGCATGCCAAGTGCCAAGCGCGTCCTTCTGGTCGACGACGATGCCATGCTGCGCAGTTCGCTCGCCGAGCAACTCGCCAGCGAGGGGCCCTATGCCATCGTGGAAGCCGCGAATTGCGCCGAGGGGCGGGCCCGCGCCCGCGAGGGCCTCTACGAATTCATGATCCTGGACGTCAGCCTGCCCGACGGCGATGGCCGCGCCCTGTGTAGGGAATTCCGCGACAGTGGCGTCACCGCCCCGATCATCCTCCTGACCGCCGCCGATTCCGATGCCGACACGATCGAGGGGCTGAATTCCGGGGCCAACGACTATATCGCCAAGCCGTTCCGCTTCGCCGTGCTGATGGCGCGGGTGCAGGCGCATCTGCGCAGCCACGGCCAGAGCGAGGAGGCGGTCTATCGCATCGGGCCTTACACCTTCCGGCCCAGCGCCAAGGTGCTGCTCGACGGGGCGGACCGCAAGATCCGGCTGACGGAGAAGGAAACCAATATCCTCAAATTCCTCTACCGCTCGGGCGAGACGGTGCCGCGCGAGATCCTGCTGCACGAGGTGTGGGGCTATAACCCGGCGGTGACCACGCACACGCTGGAAACCCATATTTACCGGCTGCGCCAGAAGATCGAGACCAATCCGGGGCAGGCCCGCATCCTGGTGACGGAAAGCGGCGGCTACCGCCTGATGCCGTGAGATCAACGGCTTAGGACTAGTTTGTTCCCCTTCCGTCCCTGCATTGCGGTCGCGCAAAATTAGCGTTCGTGTGCCACTAATGGGGACACCCTATGTGTCCCTCAAGACGAACGGCGCCCTCGGCGCGCAATCATACGGCAACCGGCCGCGACTTCGCCAGGTTGCGCTTACGGAGACAGACATGCGTAGCGGAAGACATTCCATGCTGATCGGGGCCGCCGTGGCGGCCCTGCTGGTGCTGCCGGCGGCGGGCGCGGATTCGGGCTGGGTGGTGTGGCCGACCAAGAGTTTCACCACCAACGCGCTGCGGGTCGACGACATCGTCGGCTCGGTCAAGGTGAACGTGCAGGACGGGCCGATGAAGGTCGACGTCTCCGGCTCGCGCGCGCTGGTCGCCGGGCTGACGGTGAAACAGGACGGCGGGCTCCTGTCGATCTCGGGCAACGAGATCGACAGCGTCAATGTCTGGGACTGGAAGAAGTGGTTCGACTTCTCCCACATCAACGACGAGCACAACGGCAAGCTGTTCATCAAGGTGACGGTGCCCAAGGGCACGGATGTCCGCGTCGACGACCTGGTCGGCGACGCCACGATCGGCGACACCTATGGCTCGCTGCGGCTGAGCACCAGCGCGGGCGATTCCACCGTCGGGCGCACCGCCAAGGCGCGCATCGCGATGGCGGGCTCCGGCAAGACCACGATCGGCGACGTCGCCGGCGAGCTGCGGATGGAGATCGCGGGCTCGGGCCGCATCCAGGCGCGCAATGCCGGCTCGGTGAAGGCCGATATCGCTGGCTCGGGCGACGCCTTCGTCGCGGCGGTGGCCAACGGCTTGAGCGTCGATATCGCGGGCTCGGGCGATTTCACCGCCCAGAAGGTCAACGGACCGGTCAAGGTCGGCATCGCCGGCTCGGGCAGCGTGAAGATCAATGACGGCTATGCCGATCCGCTGCATGTCGACATCATCGGCGCGGGCGACCTGTATTTCGGCGGCCTGGCGGTGAACCCGCACATCTCGGCGATGGGCTCGGGCGATGTCCGCATCAAGGCCTATAAGGGCAAGCTGTCGAATGACGGCATGGCCGATGTGCAGATCGGCGGGCAGAACTATCCCGGCTCGAACGCCATCCCGCCGATTCCTCCGATCCCGCCCATTCCGCCGATCCCCGGCAGCCACGCCGCGCCGCCGGCACCGCCCGCGCCACCGCATCATTCCGACGACGACGACAGCGATAATTGATATCGGTCGACCCTCCCCTTGAGGGAGGGTCGATTATTACTCGTGCCTCAGCGCCTCGATGGGATCGAGGCGGGCGGCTCTACGGGCGGGAAAATACCCGAAAGCGACGCCCACGGCCGCGGCGAACAACACCGCGATCACCACGATGCCGGGCTGGAAGATGAACGGCAGGTGCAGGACGCTCGCCAGCGCCGCCGAAGCCGCGAGACTCCACAGCACCCCGACGATGCCGCCGCTCGCCGACATCACCACCGCCTCGATCAGGAACTGCAGCAGCACGTCGCGCTCGCGCGCGCCTATTGCCAGACGAATTCCGATCTCGCGCGTCCGCTCGGTCACCGACACCAGCATGATGTTCATGATGCCGATGCCGCCGACCAGAAGGCTGATCGCGGCCACGGCGGAGAGGAAGGCGGTCAGGACGCCGGCGATGCCCTGCACCACCTGGGTGATCTCCTGCATGTCCTGCAGATCGAAATCCTCGACCTGGCCGGGCAGGATGTGGCGGCGCTCGCGCATCAGCTTTGTGATCGAATCCTTGGCATGACCCATCTCGCCGGCGCTGCCGACCGAGATGCGGATGACGTTGATCTGGGTCGAGCCGGCGAGGCGGCGCTGCACCGCCTTCAGCGGCATCAGCACCAGCTCGTCCATGTCCTGGCCGAAGGACGAGGTGCCCTTGGGCTCGAGCACCCCGATCACCTCGCAGGTCAGCTTGTTGATGCGCAGGCGCGAGCCGACGGGAATCTGGTCGCCGAAAAGGTCCTTGCGCACCGTCTCGCCCAGGATACAGACCGATTTGCCGCCCAGAATCTCGGCCGCGGAGAAATCGCGGCCGTAGATCACTTTCCAGTTGCGGCTCGCCAGATAGGCGTTGGTGGTGCCGTCGATCTGGGTGGAGTGGTTGTGGTTGCCGCTGACCGCGACGCCCTGGACGGCGAGCTCGGGCACGACTTCGGCGAGGCCCGGCACGTCGCGCTGGATCGCCTCGACCGTCGCCATGTCGAACGGCGTGGTCGCGGTCGGCGGGCCGTTGCGCTGGCCCGGGATCAGCACCAGGAGGTTGTTGCCCATGGTGGCGATGTCGCTCGTCACGCGAACGTTCGCGCCGGCGCCGAGCGTGACCATCAGGATCACCGCGCCGACGCCGATCACGATGCCGAGCGTCGTCAGCCCGGCGCGCAACAGGTTGTTGCGGATCTCGCGCAGCGCGAGCAGGAAGGCGTTCATGATCATGACGCGTGCTCTCCGGTGTCGGAGGCGATCAGCCCGTCATGGAAGCGGACCTGGCGGCCGGCATAGGAGGCGACGTCCTCTTCATGTGTAACCAGCACGATGGTGAGGCCGCGCTCGGCGTTCAGCGATTTCAGGAGGCGCATGATCTCGTGGCTCTTGGCGCTGTCGAGATTGCCGGTCGGCTCGTCGGCGAACACGACGGAGGGATCGGCGACCAAAGCGCGCGCGATCGCGACGCGCTGCTGCTGGCCGCCGGAAAGCTCGGCGGCGGTGTGATGCTCGCGGCCGGCGAGGCCGACCTGGGCCAGCACTTCCATGCCGGCGCGGTGGCGCTCGGCCCGCGCCACGCCGCGATAGATCAGCGGCAGCTCGACATTCTCGAGCGCGGTGGTGCGCTTCAGGAGATTGAAGCCCTGGAACACGAAGCCGAGATAATGCCGGCGCAGCAAAGCGCGCTGGTCGCGCGTCAGCGAACTGACATCGGTACCGCGGAACAGATAATGCCCGCCGGTCGGCGCATCGAGGCAGCCCAGGATATTCATGCTGGTCGATTTGCCCGAGCCCGAAGGCCCCATCACGGCGACGAATTCACCGTCCCGGATGATGAGGTCGATGCCGGCCAGCGCGGCGACCTGGGCCTCGCCGGTCCCGTAGATCTTGGTGACCTTGCGAAGCTCGATGAGCGGGGTGTCGGCCATGTCAGGGCTTCGCGACCGGCTTGGCGGCGGTGTCGGTGACGGCGAGGTCGCCTTCCTTCAGATCGCCCTGGAGCACCACGGTGAGCCGCCCGTCGCTGGCGCCGAGCTTGACGTCGTGCGGCTTGAGCACGCGGTCGTCCTGAACCCACACCCGGCCCCAATTGACGCCGTTCTGCGGTATGGGCTGCGGCGGCGCCTTGGCTTTCACGTCGTCGGGCGGCACGAAGCGCAGCGCCATGTTGGGCACCAGCAGCGCATGGCGGACATGATCGGCGTCGATCTGCGCCGTCGCCGTCATGCCGGGCTTCAGAAGGCCGTCCTTGTTGGTGACGAGCAGGACGCCGCGATAGGTGACGACGCCCTGCACCGTCTGCGGCGCGTTGTGGATCGAGATCAGCTTGGCGGGAAAGCGCCGCGCCGGATAGGCATCGACGGTGAAGCTCGCCTTGGCGCCGGTCTTCAGCAGGCCGACATCGGCCTCGTCGATGTCGACATCAAGCTCCATCTGCGACAGGTCGCTCGCCAGCGTGTACAGCACCGGGATCGTCATCGCCGCGACCACGGTCTGGCCGGCCGAGACCTTGCGGTCCAGCACCACGCCGTCGATCGGCGAATAGATCGTCGCCTTGGAAAGCGTCGTCTCGTTCGAGTTCACCTGGGCGCGGGCGAGCTTCACCCCGGCATCGGCGCGAGCGAGATCGGCGTTGGCGGTGTCGAATTCCTGGCGCGAGGCGGCGTTGCCCTTCATGAGCGCGGCGGTGCGGCGCTGGGTCTGGCCGGCCTGGATCAGCGTCGCCTCGGCCTGGGCAAGCTGGGCGCGGGACTGCGCCAGCGCCGCCTCGAAAGCCAGCGTGTCGATGCGGGCGAGCTTCTGGCCCTTTTTCACATGGTCGTTGAAATCGACATAGAGCGCGTCGATCTTGCCGGACACCTCGGCGCCGACATCGACCTCGTCGCGCGGGGCGAGCGTGCCGGTGGCACTGACGGTGATGGCGAGATCACCGCGGGTGACGGCCTGGCTCGTATAGGTCGGTGCCACGCCCCGGCCGAAAGCAAGCCAGAGGCCCACCAGGGCGGCAAGGATGCCGCCGGCGATCCACAGCCACTGCGTCCGGGTGAATCTCGGAACGGCCAACGCGCCCAGCCCGAGCTTGGCGGCGAGATCTTGGTCCTGCTTTGAGTCCGCCAAGGCCCATCAACCCCAAAATCCCGCCCACACCTAATGCCGACGGCGCCGGCCTTCAATGCGGAAAACGGCGAAAAGGCCAAGATCACGAAAAACTTCGGTCCACCGCCAGCTCAAGCAGAGGCCGAACGAAATTCGGCGGCAATGTGCCCGTAAGGTGCGGTCAGAGGAATTGGCGGCCGCGAAACACCGAGAGCAGGGTCACGCCATGCTGCGCCAGGAATTCCGATGCGCCTTCTTCGCGGTCGACCAGGACCAGCGCCGCGTCGACGACGGCGCCAGCGGTGCGTACGGCTTCGATGGCCTTCAGGATCGAGCCGCCCGTGGTGGCGACATCGTCCGCCACCAGGACGCGCTTGCCGGACAGCGTCTCGCCGGGCGCCAGGCCCTCGATCAGATCCATCGTGCCGTGCGACTTGGGCGCCTTGCGCACGAAGAACGTCCTGACGGGATGGCCTTCGATCTCGCTCACCGCGGCCAGGCTGGCGATGATGGGCACCGCCCCCATCTCCAGGCCGCCGACGAACTCCACATCGCGGCCTTCGAGCCGCGCCAGGAAGGCGCGCGCGGAAAGATAGGCGCCGCGCGGGTCCATCATCGTCGGCTTGAGATTGAAATAGAGCTCGCTCTCGAGGCCCGACGCCAAGCGGAAGTGCCCCCGGCGGGACGAGCGGAGACGGACGATCTCCAACAGCTCGGACTCGTCGCTGTCGGTCGTACGCTGAAGCTTGGCGACGGTACCCATGGCGTCCTCGTGAGCAGGCGGCGCGCCGCATGGCGTGGACCGCAATTCGGTGTTGTGAGAATGAAACCCGTCGAGTCAAGGGTCAAGTCCGGGACACTACATCAGGTAGAGACCGCCGATTCCATCCCCACATCTTTGCGCCGGCGTGCCATGCCGAAGTCCGAGGCGGCGCCGGCCGACATTTCTCTAGGGGTTGGTCCGAATGGTTCCGCCCGCCCGGATCGATATGTTTAAGACCCGTTA
Above is a window of Rhizomicrobium sp. DNA encoding:
- the pyrE gene encoding orotate phosphoribosyltransferase, whose amino-acid sequence is MGTVAKLQRTTDSDESELLEIVRLRSSRRGHFRLASGLESELYFNLKPTMMDPRGAYLSARAFLARLEGRDVEFVGGLEMGAVPIIASLAAVSEIEGHPVRTFFVRKAPKSHGTMDLIEGLAPGETLSGKRVLVADDVATTGGSILKAIEAVRTAGAVVDAALVLVDREEGASEFLAQHGVTLLSVFRGRQFL
- a CDS encoding efflux RND transporter periplasmic adaptor subunit, with protein sequence MADSKQDQDLAAKLGLGALAVPRFTRTQWLWIAGGILAALVGLWLAFGRGVAPTYTSQAVTRGDLAITVSATGTLAPRDEVDVGAEVSGKIDALYVDFNDHVKKGQKLARIDTLAFEAALAQSRAQLAQAEATLIQAGQTQRRTAALMKGNAASRQEFDTANADLARADAGVKLARAQVNSNETTLSKATIYSPIDGVVLDRKVSAGQTVVAAMTIPVLYTLASDLSQMELDVDIDEADVGLLKTGAKASFTVDAYPARRFPAKLISIHNAPQTVQGVVTYRGVLLVTNKDGLLKPGMTATAQIDADHVRHALLVPNMALRFVPPDDVKAKAPPQPIPQNGVNWGRVWVQDDRVLKPHDVKLGASDGRLTVVLQGDLKEGDLAVTDTAAKPVAKP
- a CDS encoding DUF2807 domain-containing protein: MRSGRHSMLIGAAVAALLVLPAAGADSGWVVWPTKSFTTNALRVDDIVGSVKVNVQDGPMKVDVSGSRALVAGLTVKQDGGLLSISGNEIDSVNVWDWKKWFDFSHINDEHNGKLFIKVTVPKGTDVRVDDLVGDATIGDTYGSLRLSTSAGDSTVGRTAKARIAMAGSGKTTIGDVAGELRMEIAGSGRIQARNAGSVKADIAGSGDAFVAAVANGLSVDIAGSGDFTAQKVNGPVKVGIAGSGSVKINDGYADPLHVDIIGAGDLYFGGLAVNPHISAMGSGDVRIKAYKGKLSNDGMADVQIGGQNYPGSNAIPPIPPIPPIPPIPGSHAAPPAPPAPPHHSDDDDSDN
- a CDS encoding ABC transporter ATP-binding protein, with product MADTPLIELRKVTKIYGTGEAQVAALAGIDLIIRDGEFVAVMGPSGSGKSTSMNILGCLDAPTGGHYLFRGTDVSSLTRDQRALLRRHYLGFVFQGFNLLKRTTALENVELPLIYRGVARAERHRAGMEVLAQVGLAGREHHTAAELSGGQQQRVAIARALVADPSVVFADEPTGNLDSAKSHEIMRLLKSLNAERGLTIVLVTHEEDVASYAGRQVRFHDGLIASDTGEHAS
- a CDS encoding response regulator transcription factor, whose protein sequence is MPSAKRVLLVDDDAMLRSSLAEQLASEGPYAIVEAANCAEGRARAREGLYEFMILDVSLPDGDGRALCREFRDSGVTAPIILLTAADSDADTIEGLNSGANDYIAKPFRFAVLMARVQAHLRSHGQSEEAVYRIGPYTFRPSAKVLLDGADRKIRLTEKETNILKFLYRSGETVPREILLHEVWGYNPAVTTHTLETHIYRLRQKIETNPGQARILVTESGGYRLMP
- a CDS encoding ABC transporter permease; this encodes MIMNAFLLALREIRNNLLRAGLTTLGIVIGVGAVILMVTLGAGANVRVTSDIATMGNNLLVLIPGQRNGPPTATTPFDMATVEAIQRDVPGLAEVVPELAVQGVAVSGNHNHSTQIDGTTNAYLASRNWKVIYGRDFSAAEILGGKSVCILGETVRKDLFGDQIPVGSRLRINKLTCEVIGVLEPKGTSSFGQDMDELVLMPLKAVQRRLAGSTQINVIRISVGSAGEMGHAKDSITKLMRERRHILPGQVEDFDLQDMQEITQVVQGIAGVLTAFLSAVAAISLLVGGIGIMNIMLVSVTERTREIGIRLAIGARERDVLLQFLIEAVVMSASGGIVGVLWSLAASAALASVLHLPFIFQPGIVVIAVLFAAAVGVAFGYFPARRAARLDPIEALRHE
- the ribA gene encoding GTP cyclohydrolase II, which gives rise to MKPSPKSRAPSVVDRVILAVDAFRRGRPVTIRGPGGAVVARAVETLTAPALAARGRAKRARLVLTHARARTLKIRLYTPDVVALAIPRDMDLAHLRAIADPTDDLAYPLKGPFDTVRDTLPAAYAAAVKLAKLAGLLPAAVVAPARPGAKAALDAADAFAYDDEIVRTLKIVARARVPLEGAEKTELVSFRPEDGGPEHYAIVIDAPPTGKPVLTRLHSECFTGDLLGSLKCDCGAQLRGAIDTISKAGGGVLLYLAQEGRGIGLINKLRAYRLQDQGFDTIDANERLGFEADERQYGIAARMLQLLGYKSVRLLTNNPDKVAGLKAAGMRVAARVRHAFPDNEHNRAYLRTKAERAGHLL